Proteins encoded by one window of Taeniopygia guttata chromosome 1A, bTaeGut7.mat, whole genome shotgun sequence:
- the ZNF800 gene encoding zinc finger protein 800 isoform X1 — protein sequence MPLRDKCCQTDHHHHGCCDPVHLLEPGDPPLLQQPLQTSKSGIQQIIECFRSGTKQLKHILLRDVDTIFECKLCRSLFRGLPNLITHKKFYCPPSLQMDDNLPDTKDKQSQAINDLLEAIYPRVDKQEYIITLEPIETNQNAVFQYVSRTDSPAENTESSHTPDQAPVQIQEPSTEQPKTVSAPAPVPAGDTVELPPADPVTNKVISTPEEQPPVVNPDSDSLDNSDYGHQLICCLCRKEFHSRRSVRRHIRKVHKKKMEELKKYIETKKKPNQCSAKGRNKNVLVTLGRSCPVCYKSFATKANVRRHFDEVHRGLRRDSITPDIATKPGQPLFLDTASAKKTFKTRKQKSSSKAEYNLSACKCLLCKRKYSSQIMLKRHMQIVHKIILSGKNSKREKGPNSTTNGTEIKVEPAASVEPSPPSIVLSPQNELKGTNHSNEKKNTPSAQKNKVRQDPENPKSTSKSTTKSSTKSTCKSTTKSTPKSTNASAAGGQQKTRKPKLSAGFDFKQLYCKLCKRQFTSKQNLTKHIELHTDGNNIYVKYYRCPLCSYETRRKRDVIRHITVVHKKSPRYLGKITASLEIRAIKKPIDLVLNKVTKRGSQKDETKHIGSKQDVTSNSPNKKYEGADVGIEVKVTKNFSLHRCSKCGKAFARKAFLEHHKKTHKANVSHSPEESKTKGRSTRSKAVVW from the exons ATGCCTCTAAGGGACAAGTGTTGTCAGACTGACCACCATCACCATGGATGCTGTGACCCAG TGCATCTGTTGGAACCTGGTGATCCTCCGTTATTGCAGCAGCCTCTGCAAACATCAAAATCTGGTATTCAGCAAATCATTGAGTGTTTTCGATCAG gAACGAAACAACTTAAACATATCTTGTTAAGAGATGTGGACACCATTTTTGAGTGTAAATTGTGCCGGAGTCTCTTCAGAGGATTACCAAATTTAATTACTCATAAAAAGTTTTATTGTCCTCCAAGTCTTCAGATGGATGATA ACCTCCCAGATACAAAAGATAAGCAGAGTCAAGCCATAAATGACCTTCTTGAAGCAATCTATCCAAGGGTAGATAAGCAAGAATATATCATTACATTAGAACCTATAGAAACTAATCAAAATGCTGTATTTCAATATGTGTCAAGGACTGACAGCCCAGCTGAGAACACAGAAAGTAGCCATACCCCCGATCAAGCTCCAGTACAGATCCAGGAACCCAGCACTGAGCAACCCAAGACTGTttcagctccagccccagtccCAGCTGGGGATACTGTAGAATTACCTCCTGCTGATCCTGTTACCAACAAGGTGATATCTACTCCTGAAGAGCAGCCACCTGTGGTAAATCCTGACTCCGACTCTCTGGATAATTCTGATTATGGCCACCAGCTGATTTGTTGCCTCTGTAGGAAGGAATTTCATTCAAGACGCAGTGTACGCCGGCACATTCGAAAAGTACACaaaaaaaagatggaagaaCTAAAGAAGTAtatagaaacaaaaaagaaaccaaaccagtGCTCTGCAAAAGGACGAAATAAGAATGTTCTTGTTACATTAGGTAGAAGTTGTCCTGTGTGTTATAAATCATTTGCCACAAAAGCCAATGTAAGGAGGCATTTTGATGAAGTTCATAGAGGATTAAGAAGGGATTCCATTACTCCTGATATAGCTACAAAGCCTGGGCAACCTTTGTTCTTGGATACAGCTTCTGCTAAAAAAACTTTTAAGACCAGAAAACAAAAGTCGTCTTCAAAGGCTGAATACAATTTAAGTGCATGCAAATGCCTTCTGTGCAAGAGAAAATATAGTTCACAGATAATGCTGAAAAGGCATATGCAAATTGTTCACAAGATAATTCTTTCTGGAAAGAACtctaaaagagagaaaggacCCAACAGTACTACCAATGGCACAGAAATCAAAGTTGAACCAGCAGCTTCTGTAGAACCTTCACCCCCTTCCATTGTGCTTTCTCCACAGAATGAATTAAAGGGAACAAATCattcaaatgagaaaaagaacaCACCgtcagcacagaaaaataaggtTAGACAGGACCCTGAAAACCCTAAATCAACCTCTAAATCAACCACTAAATCAAGCACTAAATCAACCTGCAAATCAACCACTAAATCAACCCCTAAATCAACCAATGCATCTGCTGCAGGTGGCCAGCAAAAAACCAGGAAGCCAAAACTTTCAGCTGGCTTTGACTTCAAGCAGCTTTACTGTAAACTCTGTAAGCGCCAATTTACGTCTAAACAGAATTTAACAAAACACATTGAATTACACACAGATGGAAATAATATTTATGTTAAATACTACAGGTGTCCACTCTGCTCTTACGAAACGCGTCGCAAGCGTGATGTGATCAGACACATAACTGTGGTTCATAAAAAGTCGCCACGCTACCTTGGGAAAATAACGGCGAGTTTAGAAATAAGAGCAATAAAGAAGCCAATTGATCTTGTTCTAAATAAGGTGACAAAAAGAGGCTCTCAGAAGGATGAAACAAAACATATTGGTTCAAAACAGGATGTCACCTCTAATTCTCCCAATAAAAAGTATGAAGGAGCTGATGTTGGCATTGAAGTAAAAGTAACAAAAAACTTTTCTCTGCACCGATGCAGTAAATGTGGGAAAGCATTTgccagaaaagcttttctagaACATCACAAGAAAACCCACAAAGCAAACGTATCTCATTCACCTGAAGAAAGTAAAACCAAAGGCAGAAGTACAAGATCTAAAGCTGTTGTCTggtga
- the ZNF800 gene encoding zinc finger protein 800 isoform X2 codes for MPLRDKCCQTDHHHHGCCDPVHLLEPGDPPLLQQPLQTSKSGIQQIIECFRSGTKQLKHILLRDVDTIFECKLCRSLFRGLPNLITHKKFYCPPSLQMDDNLPDTKDKQSQAINDLLEAIYPRVDKQEYIITLEPIETNQNAVFQYVSRTDSPAENTESSHTPDQAPVQIQEPSTEQPKTVSAPAPVPAGDTVELPPADPVTNKVISTPEEQPPVVNPDSDSLDNSDYGHQLICCLCRKEFHSRRSVRRHIRKVHKKKMEELKKYIETKKKPNQCSAKGRNKNVLVTLGRSCPVCYKSFATKANVRRHFDEVHRGLRRDSITPDIATKPGQPLFLDTASAKKTFKTRKQKSSSKAEYNLSACKCLLCKRKYSSQIMLKRHMQIVHKIILSGKNSKREKGPNSTTNGTEIKVEPAASVEPSPPSIVLSPQNELKGTNHSNEKKNTPSAQKNKVRQDPENPKSTSKSTTKSSTKSTCKSTTKSTPKSTNASAAGGQQKTRKPKLSAGFDFKQLYCKLCKRQFTSKQNLTKHIELHTDGNNIYVKYYRCPLCSYETRRKRDVIRHITVVHKKSPRYLGKITASLEIRAIKKPIDLVLNKVTKRGSQKDETKHIGSKQDVTSNSPNKKYEGADVGIEVKVTKNFSLHRCSKCGKAFARKAFLEHHKKTHKANVSHSPEESKTKGRSTRSKAVV; via the exons ATGCCTCTAAGGGACAAGTGTTGTCAGACTGACCACCATCACCATGGATGCTGTGACCCAG TGCATCTGTTGGAACCTGGTGATCCTCCGTTATTGCAGCAGCCTCTGCAAACATCAAAATCTGGTATTCAGCAAATCATTGAGTGTTTTCGATCAG gAACGAAACAACTTAAACATATCTTGTTAAGAGATGTGGACACCATTTTTGAGTGTAAATTGTGCCGGAGTCTCTTCAGAGGATTACCAAATTTAATTACTCATAAAAAGTTTTATTGTCCTCCAAGTCTTCAGATGGATGATA ACCTCCCAGATACAAAAGATAAGCAGAGTCAAGCCATAAATGACCTTCTTGAAGCAATCTATCCAAGGGTAGATAAGCAAGAATATATCATTACATTAGAACCTATAGAAACTAATCAAAATGCTGTATTTCAATATGTGTCAAGGACTGACAGCCCAGCTGAGAACACAGAAAGTAGCCATACCCCCGATCAAGCTCCAGTACAGATCCAGGAACCCAGCACTGAGCAACCCAAGACTGTttcagctccagccccagtccCAGCTGGGGATACTGTAGAATTACCTCCTGCTGATCCTGTTACCAACAAGGTGATATCTACTCCTGAAGAGCAGCCACCTGTGGTAAATCCTGACTCCGACTCTCTGGATAATTCTGATTATGGCCACCAGCTGATTTGTTGCCTCTGTAGGAAGGAATTTCATTCAAGACGCAGTGTACGCCGGCACATTCGAAAAGTACACaaaaaaaagatggaagaaCTAAAGAAGTAtatagaaacaaaaaagaaaccaaaccagtGCTCTGCAAAAGGACGAAATAAGAATGTTCTTGTTACATTAGGTAGAAGTTGTCCTGTGTGTTATAAATCATTTGCCACAAAAGCCAATGTAAGGAGGCATTTTGATGAAGTTCATAGAGGATTAAGAAGGGATTCCATTACTCCTGATATAGCTACAAAGCCTGGGCAACCTTTGTTCTTGGATACAGCTTCTGCTAAAAAAACTTTTAAGACCAGAAAACAAAAGTCGTCTTCAAAGGCTGAATACAATTTAAGTGCATGCAAATGCCTTCTGTGCAAGAGAAAATATAGTTCACAGATAATGCTGAAAAGGCATATGCAAATTGTTCACAAGATAATTCTTTCTGGAAAGAACtctaaaagagagaaaggacCCAACAGTACTACCAATGGCACAGAAATCAAAGTTGAACCAGCAGCTTCTGTAGAACCTTCACCCCCTTCCATTGTGCTTTCTCCACAGAATGAATTAAAGGGAACAAATCattcaaatgagaaaaagaacaCACCgtcagcacagaaaaataaggtTAGACAGGACCCTGAAAACCCTAAATCAACCTCTAAATCAACCACTAAATCAAGCACTAAATCAACCTGCAAATCAACCACTAAATCAACCCCTAAATCAACCAATGCATCTGCTGCAGGTGGCCAGCAAAAAACCAGGAAGCCAAAACTTTCAGCTGGCTTTGACTTCAAGCAGCTTTACTGTAAACTCTGTAAGCGCCAATTTACGTCTAAACAGAATTTAACAAAACACATTGAATTACACACAGATGGAAATAATATTTATGTTAAATACTACAGGTGTCCACTCTGCTCTTACGAAACGCGTCGCAAGCGTGATGTGATCAGACACATAACTGTGGTTCATAAAAAGTCGCCACGCTACCTTGGGAAAATAACGGCGAGTTTAGAAATAAGAGCAATAAAGAAGCCAATTGATCTTGTTCTAAATAAGGTGACAAAAAGAGGCTCTCAGAAGGATGAAACAAAACATATTGGTTCAAAACAGGATGTCACCTCTAATTCTCCCAATAAAAAGTATGAAGGAGCTGATGTTGGCATTGAAGTAAAAGTAACAAAAAACTTTTCTCTGCACCGATGCAGTAAATGTGGGAAAGCATTTgccagaaaagcttttctagaACATCACAAGAAAACCCACAAAGCAAACGTATCTCATTCACCTGAAGAAAGTAAAACCAAAGGCAGAAGTACAAGATCTAAAGCTGTTGTCTg A